In Nitratireductor mangrovi, the genomic window CGGATGGCCTTGCCATACGTCGGTCGGCAAGCGTAGGCAGGCCATCAGCAGGTCGCCTGCAAGAAGGTTGCCGCAGTCATCGGATTCTCTTCCAGAATGTCGGCCACGCGGTCGATGAGCAGTTCGGTGCCCAGGTTTTGGCTGATCAGGAGGCGCAACTGCCCAATGCTGAGTTCGTCGATTGGCGTTGCCAGCGCGGTCTCGCACTTCTCCGCGAGCGGCGTTTCGAAAGGCGGTTCCCCGTCCTGCCATCCCAGAAGCTGATTTATGGTCTTTTGGCCAGACATCTGTTCCCGTTTCGACACGTCAAACCGCTCCGAACACTTCGATCGCCCGTCCGTGGACACCGATGTCGACGGGACCGAACACCGTGTCGACGGCCAGCGAAAAATAGCCGGCCATCGGCATGTAGACGACGCGGTAGCGGCCGTCGCCGCGCGTCACCGACCAGCACCGCTGCTCGAACCCGCCGGAGAACCCTACCATGACCGGCGCCGGTTCGATCAAGGCGGCCTCGAAATCTTCCAGCGTGCGGCTGTACCAGCATGCCGTCGCATCGCTCCCGGTGCGCGAGGCCCGACGCGCCTCGGTCGCCGCGTCGTAGCCCGCGATCTCGCCGGCGATGATCGCCTTGATCGCTTCCGGCCCGACGGAGGCGGCGTGCACGGCCGTCATTCAGCGGTTCTCCGGATAGCCTACTAGCCTCACTCCACGATCCCCGCCGTCTCCACCACCGCGTGGAAAAGCACGTCGGCGCCGGCCGCGGCCCATTCCTTGGAGATTTCCTCGGCCTCGTTGTGCGACAGCCCGTCGACGCAGGGGCACATCACCATCGCCGTCGGCGCCACGCGGTTGATCCAGCAGGCGTCGTGGCCGGCGCCCGACACGATGTCGCGATGCGAATAGCCGAGTCTCTCCGCCGCCTCACGCACCGCTTTGACGCAGTTCTCGTCGAAGGTGACCGGATCGAAATGGCCGACCGCCTCTATCTCGATTCCGAGCCCTAGTTCCTCGGCGATCTTCGGCGCCTCGGCCTCCAGCCGCGCCTTCATGGCGTCGAGCGTCCTCTGGTCGGGCGAGCGGAAATCGATGGTGAACACCACCTTGCCCGGAATGACGTTGCGCGAATTCGGATAGACGTCGCAATGGCCGATGGCGCCGACCGCTGCCGGCTGGTGGCTCATGGCGATCTCGTGCACCAGTTCGGTGATACGCGCCATGCCGAGGCCGGCGTTCTTGCGCATCGGCATCGGCGTCGAGCCAGTGTGCGAATCCTTGCCGGTCAGCGTCACCTGCAGCCACCACAGCCCCTGGCCGTGCGTGACCACGCCGATATCCTTGCCCTCAGCCTCGAGGATGGGGCCCTGCTCGATATGGAGCTCGAAAAAGGCGTGCATCTTGCGCGCGCCAACCTCCTCCTCGCCCAGCCAGCCGATCCGCTTCAGTTCGTCGCCGAAGGTCTTGCCCTTGGCGTCCTGGCGCGCATAGGCCCAGTCGAGCTCGTGCTGGCCGGCGAACACGCCGGAGGCCAGCATCGCCGGCGCAAAACGCGTGCCTTCCTCGTTGGTCCAGTTGGTGACCACGATCGGGTGTTTCGTCTTGATGCCGAGATCGTTGAGGGTACGGATCACCTCCAGCCCGCCGAGCACCCCGAGCACGCCGTCATAGCGCCCGCCGGTCGGCTGGGTGTCGAGATGCGAGCCGACATAGACCGGCAGGGCGTCGGGGTCGGTGCCCTCGCGGCGTGCGAACATGGTGCCCATCTTGTCGAGGCCCATTTCGAGCCCCGCCGCCTCGCACCATCGCTTGAACAGCGCCCTGCCCTCGCCGTCCTCGTCCGTCAGCGTCTGCCGGTTGTTGCCGCCGGCAACGCCCGGACCGATCTCCGCCATTTCGTGGATCGAATCCCACAGGCGGTCCGGGTTGATGCGGAGATTTTCGCCGGGTGCGGCCATGTCATTCCTCTCATTTCATTCTTCCCGCGACCGGCGGTTCCCATCGCCGGTCTCGCGGGTTGTCGTCGGCGGTGCTCAATCCACCATGGAAAGCACCTCGCGCACATGGTCGACGAGTTCGTCGATCTGGCCCTTGGTGATGATGAGCGGCGGCGACAGCGCGATGATGTCACCGGTGGTGCGGATCAGCGCGCCGCGCTCGAATGCCTTGACGAAGGCAGAGAACGCCCGCTTGGTCGGCTGGCCGGCGATTGGCTCCAGTTCGATCGCGCCGACGAGGCCGATATTGCGCACGTCGATCACGTGCGGCGCATCCTTGAGCGAATGCAGCGCCTCCTCCCAATGCGCGCCGATCTCGGCCGCCCGCGTCAGGAGCCCCTCCTCCTTGTAGGTGTCGAGGGTGGCGAGTGCCGCCGCCGAGGCGATCGGGTTTCCGGAATAGGTGTAGCCGTGGAAGAACTCGATCACATGCTCCGGCCCGTTCATGAAGGCGTCGTGGATTTCCTTCTTCACGAACACCGCACCCATAGGGATGACCCCGTTGGTGACGCCCTTCGCGGTGGTGATGATGTCCGGCACGACGTCGAAATAGTCGGCCGCGAAAGGCGCGCCGAGCCGCCCGAAACCGGTGATGACCTCGTCGAAGATCAGCAGGATACCGTGCTTGTCGCAGATCTCGCGCAGGCGCTTCAGATACCCCTTCGGCGGGATCAGGACGCCGGTCGAACCCGCCACGGGCTCGACGATCACTGCCGCGACGGTGGAAGCGTCATGCAGCGCCACGATGCGCTCCAGTTCGTCGGCGAGGTCGGCGCCATGCTCCGGCTCGCCGCGCACGAACTTGTTCTTGGCCGGCAGATGGGTGTGCGGCAGATGGTCGACGCCGGTCAGGAGCGAGCCGAACATCTTGCGGTTGGCGACGATGCCGCCCACCGAGATGCCGCCGAAATTGACGCCGTGATAGCCGCGCTCGCGCCCGACCAGGCGGAATCGCGAGCCCTCGCCCTTGGCGCGGTGATAGGCGAGCGCGATCTTCAGCGCCGTGTCGACGGACTCGGAGCCAGAATTGGTGAAGAAGACATGGTCCATGCCTTCGGGAGCGATGTCGACCAGGCGGTTGGCCAGTTCGAACACGATCGGATGGCCCATCTGGAAGGCTGGAGCATAATCGAGTTCGGCCGCCTGGCGCTGGATCGCCTCGGTGATCTTCGGCCGGCAGTGGCCGGCGTTGACGCACCACAGGCCTGCGGTGCCGTCGAGGACCTGGCGGCCGTCGGAGGTCGTGTAGTGCATATCCTTCGCACCCACGAGCATACGCGGCGCCTGCTTGAACTGGCGGTTCGCGGTGAACGGCATCCAGAACGCGGAGAGATCGTTCGGAGCCACATTCAGTCTGTTGGACATACCAAGCCTTTCGTTTCGAGGTGCCTTGCCGGTGGTTCGCCAACGCTTGGTTTTTGTTGCGCAACTGTGCTACGCAATTTTTGACCGAATGGACAAACGTTAGCACCGCCATGGGGGCGGTCAAGGATTTTGTAGACGATCTGCCCGGCCGGATTCGCGCTCCACAGGTCGGCAGCCACTGGTCCAGTCGATTGGTCCAGTAGCGGAGCGCCAGCGGCGCGAGCCCAGTGGAGCCGGAACGTGAAAGTGGATTCGCCGTCACCGAAGAAAAGGGCCCGGACGCGCATCCAGACCGAGAAGCGCGAGCTGATCCTCGAGGCCGCCCTCGAAGTCTTCGCCCAGCACGGTTTCCGCGGCGCCACCATCGACCAGATCGCCGACGCCGCCGGCATGTCGAAGCCCAACCTGCTCTATTACTTCCGCAGCAAGGACGACATCCACCGCACGCTGATCCAGCGTCTTCTGGAAACCTGGTTGGCGCCGCTCAAGGAACTCGACGACATCGGCGACCCGCTGACCGAGTTGCGGGACTATATTCGCCGCAAGCTGGAGATGGCGCGCGACTATCCGCGCGAAAGCCGCCTCTTCGCCAACGAGATCCTGCAAGGCGCCCCGCGCATCATGCCGATGCTGGAGGGCGAACTGAAGGCGCTGGTCGACGACAAGGCCAAGGTGATCCAGGGCTGGATGCGCGCCGGCAAGATCGCCCGCACCGATCCCTGGCACCTGATCTTCTCGATCTGGGCGACGACCCAGCACTACGCCGATTTCGACGTCCAGGTGCGGGCCGTGCTCGGCCCCGACCGCGGCGGTGACGGCCGCTTCGAGGATGCCGCGCGGTTCCTCGAACAGTTGTTCATGGAAGGGTTGAGGCCGAAGGCGTAGCCCGCAGTGGCGCTGGCGGGACGCGGCCGGACCGGCCCCGGCACTCAGTTCGCCGCAAGAATGCGATCAACGCCGATGGCCGAAGCATTTCAGCCGGTCTATCCTCGCCGGGCACCGGGCGCGCGTGACGGCCGCACCGTCAGGCGGCAAGCGACCGGCCGGATTGGGAGGACAGACCGATGGCCAAACTTGTTGCGCTTTACAGGATGCCTAAGGATACCGAAGCCTTCGACCGCTACTATTACGGCACCCACGTGCCCATCGCCAGATTGGTACCGGGCCTGAAGAAATACGACGTCAGCAACGGGCCCGTCGCCTCGCCGACCGGCGCGTCGGACTACCACCTGGTCGCCACGCTTTATTTCGACAGCATCGCCGACATTCACGCCGGGCTCGCATCAGCAGAAGGCCAGGCCGCGGCGGCCGATCTGGCAAACTTCGCCGACGGCGGCGTCGAGTTGCTGATGTTCGACACCCACGAGGTCTGAGGGTCGCCTCAACCGTCGCGCGAAAACGCCACCACGGCCAGCGCCAGCACGGTGACCGCAGCGCCCGCCGCGACGCTCGCGCTGACCCAGCCGTGCCCGAGCAGGCCCTCGTAGAGAATGACGAAGCTTGGCGTCAGGTAGCCATAGGCAAGCACCTTCGAGGCCGGCAGGCGAAGCGTGGCGAACTGCAGCAGGAAGAAGGTGCCGGCAGTCGTGAAGATGGCAAGATAGACGACCGCGATCCAGACCACGGCCGGCAGGTCGAGCCAGGCCGTGCCGAGGATCTCGCGCACGCCATAGGCCGCGATCAGGAGCCCGGTGGCAAACAGGGTCCAGAAGGTGAAGGCGAGCACCGGTTCGCCACGGTTGAGCTTGCGGACCAGCGGAGCATAGGCGGCATGACCGGCGCAGCCGAACAGAAAGATCGTCTCGCCACGGCCGATGTCGAAGGCCAGGATCGCATCCGGATCGCCTCGGAAGATGACCCAGACCGCGCCTGCCGCCGCCACGACGAGGCTGACGATCACGACCGGGCGCGGCACCTGCCCGAGGAACAGGTATCCGAAGCCGGCGCTCATCAGCGGCATCAGCGTGAACACCGCGCCGGTCGAGACCGGGTCGGTGAATTGCAGTGCGACGAACATGGTGATGAAGAACAGCGCCATCAGCGCGCCGAGTATCAGGAACCGCCACGGCGCGCGCGGCGGCGGAATGCGGCCGCGCAGAAAGATGAATGCGACCACGCCCATGATCGACGTGCCAAGCAGGAACCGGGCGGCATTGATGGCGGCCGGGCCGACATGCGGCGCCGCAAGCCCGCCCATCGAGAACGATCCGGCCACGAGCGCGGCAAAGGAAAGCATGGCCAGATGTCCCAGAAGTTTCTGGCCGCCGGTGGCGTAGGTGTCGTGGCGCGTACGCGCGCCGGGCCGTGCGATCTGGTCCAAGGTCTTTTCCTGTTCGCGACCTCCTAGCGTGGCGGCCGCGAACGGGAAAGCGGTTTTCGTTGGTCCTGGTGTCGGCGGTCGCCTCGCCAAGGGGGTCAGTTGGCGACCACCATGACGAGCAGGAAGGAGCCGATCAGCGCGACATTGCTGGTCAGACCGTTGATACGGTTGACGCGGTCGAGGCCCTGATGATCCCAGAAATTGTGGAACAGGAGGGTCGCGACGATCAGGAAACCGATCAGTGCGATCGCGGCCGGTGCCAGCCATACACCGGCGATCACCAGCACCCCGGCGATCACCTGGAGCGCTATCGCCACCGAAAGCATGAGCTTCGGCATGGGCATGCCGCGCGCGCCGATCAGCGGCACAAGCGTTGCAAACGCGCCGATGTTGCGCCAACCGGCAAAGACGAAGACACCGCCAAGCAGCAGCCGCCCTGCCACTTCGAGTGCGGGAAGAAATTCGGCCGGCATAGGAATTCTCCTGGTTGAGTCCGGGACCGCGCCCTCAGGCGGCGCGGCTTTCCTCGGCGACCGGATGGATGGCATGGAAACCGACGCAGAGCCGGTTCCAGATGTTGATCATGCCGATCAGCACGGTCAGCTTGACCATTTCCTCGGCAGAGAACTGGCTGCTGGCTTCATCAAAGAGTTCGTCGGGCACGGGACCATCAGCCAGCCGGGTCAGCTTCTCCGTCCAGGCAAAGGCGGCCCGCTCGCGCTCGGAAAACAGCGGCGATTCACGCCAGGCCGCAACGAGGTAAACGCGCTGCTCGGTCTCGCCATCCTTGCGCGCCTCGCGGCTGTGCATGTCGACACAATAGGAGCAGCCGTTGATCTGCGAAGCCCGCAGCTTGACGAGATGGACAAGGCTCCTTTCGAGCCCGGAGGTTTCGGCGGCGTGGTTGAGCGCCAGCACGGCCTTCATGATCTTCGGCTCGGCAGCGAAGAAGTCGAGACGCGGTTGCATGCGGAACTCCATTTTTGCGTTGTGGACTGGTTGAGGGGTCAGCCTTGCGGCCGCTGGTGGCGGGCAAGGAAGGCGCAGTTGAAGGCGACGGCGCGCGGATCGGCGCTTTCTTCGTAACCGGCAATGACGTCGGAAAGCTTCTCCGCGGCAAGTGCAGCGCGCCAGGCTCGCTCGGCGCGCAGCATCGCCGCATTGATGCCGCAGGGTTTGACATAGGCCTCCGGCTCCAGCGCGCCCGGTCCACGCTGGCGGATTTCGGCGCAGCGGAAGGCAGGCTTCGGCCCCTCGACCGCCAGCACGATGTCGAGCAGCGAGATCGCCGAAGGTTTCTTCGCGAGTCGGTAGCCGCCATGCGGACCGGGAACCGACTCCAGCAGCTTGGCCGCCACCAGTTGCTTCAGATGCTTGACGAGGTAGGTCGGCGACAAGCCGTGGAGTTCGGCAAGCGCAGAAGCCGGCAACGTCGTGCCCTTCTCGATCCCGGCCAGCACTGCCGCGCAGTGGATCGCCGCCTCGACGCCTTCGCTGATCTTCATCGCCGCGTTTCCTTAATCATGGATAATTTATATCCTGGATAATATCCATCCGCAATAAGCACGATATCCGCTCCTGACTCCGGCTGCCATTCGCAGCCGGAACTTGACCTTCCGCCTGCTGGAACCTTTATCGGGACAACGATCGCGCCGATTGGCGCCTTGTCCTGCAAGGAGAGACGCATGCCCCGCAAACACCGGTTCCTCGGCCTCGCCTTCACCGCATTCACGCTAATGACCACGGCCGCGCTGGCGGGCGGCTCTATCCATGTGCTGAAGTCGGCCAGTTGCGGGTGTTGCGTCGCCTGGATGAAGCATATGTCCGAGAGCGGCTTCGCAGTCACCGCCGAGAACGTGCCGATGGCAGACCTGATGAGCGCCAAGACGGACGCTGGTTTGCCCGCCGACCAGGCATCCTGCCACACCGCGCGCATCGACGGCTATGTCATAGAGGGCCACGTCCCGGCCACCGACGTGAAGCGCCTGCTGGCCGAGCGGCCCGACGCGATCGGCCTCGCCGTGCCGGGCATGCCTTACGGGTCGCCGGGCATGGGTGAGCCCGGCCCCGACGCCGACCCTTACGACGTCAACCTCGTCCGCCGCGGCGGAACGATCGAAACCTTCGCCAGTTACCGCTGAACGGCGCTACCGCATCCGAACGATGCCAAACAGACGGGAAGGACCTGGATTTGACACCCACTCGAAAGGCTGCTCTTGCCCTTGCGGGCCTGATTGCCCTCGCCGGCGCCGCCATTGCCCATCAGGGCGCCTCCGGCGTTGTCAAGGAGCGCATGGAAGCGATGAAGGATATGGCCGGCCGCATGAAAGTGATCGCGGGCATGATCGGCGGCGAGCGCGGTTTTGACGCGCAGGCGGTCGCCAGCGCGGCCGAACAGGTGGCGTTCAAGGCGCGGCGACTCGACAAGCAGTTTCCCGAAGGATCCGACCATCCACCGAGCGAGGCGCGCCCGGAGATATGGAGCGATTGGGACCGTTTCTCGGAGCTTGCCTCCGAACTTGAAAGCAAGGCGAGCCGCCTTGGCGTCGCCGCCGGCACCGCAACGGCGGCGGCCGACATCGACGTTCCGTTTCGCGCCGTGGCAGCAACGTGCAAAGGCTGCCATCAGCGGTTTCGACTGGACGACTAGAATACCGACCCTAGAAAATTCCGCTTCGCCCCGCTGAGATCCACGCGCGCAAGCATGGAACCCTTCGTGGGAACCGTCGTTAGGAACTCATCCTACATCCTCAACGATGGAGTCCTAGCAAACATGCTGACGCGTGAAAGTCCTTCATCAGGTCCGACGAGCCCGAGAGTGGTCGCTTTCTACGAGGAGCCTACCGGCAGCGTCCAGTATGTCGCCATCGACGAGAACACGAAACAATGCGCCTTGATCGACATTGTTTTGGGGTTCGATCCGGCTTCCGCCACGACCGATACCAAAGCCGCCGAAGAGGTTCTGCGCTTTGTCGAACGCGACGGGTTGGAGGTTGCCTGGATTCTGGACACCCACCCCCATGCCGATCACCTGATGGCTTCGCACTGGCTGAAAGAGAGAACCGGCGCCCAGACCGCGATTGGCGAGAAAGTCGGGGACGTGGCTGAACTGTGGAGAGAGCTCTACAACACACCAACCGCATTTGATCCCGAGCGCGACTTCGACCGGCTGCTGAAAGGCGGAGAAACGTTCCAGGTCGGCAGTCTGCCCGTAAGCGTGCTCTTTTCACCCGGCCACACCCTGGCTTCGATCACCTACCTGGTCGGGGACGATGCCGCGTTCGTTCACGACACCTTCATGCATGTGGATTTCGGCACCGCCCGCACGGATTTCCCCGGCGGGTCGGCGCGGACGCTTTACGGGACGTTGCAGAAGCTCCTGGACCTGCCGGACGAGACGCGGCTGTTTGTCGGGCACGATTACGGCACCGAAGAGCGTGACGAACCCGCATGGGAAGCGACGGTGGCGACGCATCGCGAGCACAACAAGCATGTGGGCGGCGGCGTGTCGGAAGAGGAGTTCGTGCGCCTGCGGGAGGAGCGCGACGCCAGCCTCGGTCTGCCCGACCGGATGCTGTTTGCGCTCCAGGTCAATTTGCGCGGCGGTCGCCTCCCGCCTGCGGAGGCAGACGGAAACCACTATTTCCGCATTCCGGCCAATCGGTTTTGAGAGAAGGAACCCACGATGTCAAAAGAACCGGAAAACTGGTCGCCCAAACAGGTGCACGAGGCCCTGGGCAACGGTGAAATCGTGCTGATCGATGTGCGGACCCCGCAGGAGTATCTGCTGGAACATATCGAGGGCGCCCTCCTTTTCCCGATGGCCGATTTCAGGCCTGAACACCTGCCCCTTCAGCAAGGGAAGCGGATCGTGCTTCATTGCGGCTCGGGAGCGCGATCCCGAAAAGTGGGCCAGAAATGCCTGGCCGCCGGGATGGAGAAGATGGCGCACATGGAAGGTGGCTTCGGCGCCTGGAAGGAAGAACAGCTTCCCTATATCGGAACGGACATGGCCTCAGGCGCGCCAAAGAAGATGCCCGCCTGAGGCGCCCACGGATTCCATCCGGCGCGGCGGGTGGCTACTCCGCCGCCACCTTGGCCATCGGATTGTTGGGATGCGTGGTCCAGTTGGCGTAGGTCGGCTCGACCTTGGCCCCGGTCCGCTTGTCGATCGCGCCGGCCTCCAGCGCCACCATGTCGATGCAACCCTCGACCGGGCAGACATTGACGCAAAGATTGCAGCCCACGCATTCCTCCTCGATCACCTCGAAGCGGCGTTTGCCGTCGACGATCGCCGTGATCGCCTGGTGCGAGGTGTCCTCGCAGGCGATGTGACAGCGACCGCACTGGATGCACTTGTCCTGGTCGATGCGTGCCTTGCTGACATAGTTGAGATTGAGATACTGCCAGTCGGTGACGTTCGGCGCGGCGCGCCCGACGACATCGTCGAGGGTTGCGTGGCCCTTGGCATCCATCCAGTTCTTCAGTCCCTCGATCATCTCCTCGACGACCTTGAAGCCGTAGGTCATCGCAGCCGTGCAGACCTGCACATTGCCCGCGCCCAGCGCCAGGAATTCGGCCGCGTCGCGCCAGGTGGTGATGCCGCCGATGCCGGAGATCGGCAGCCCCGCCGTCTCGGCGTCACGAGCGATCTCGGCGACCATGTTGAGCGCGATCGGCTTTACTGCCGGGCCGCAATAGCCGCCATGCGAGCCCTTGCCGTCGATCGAGGGCTCCGGCGAGAAGGTGTCGAGATTGACGCTGGTGATCGAATTGATGGTGTTGATCAGCGACACTGCGTCGGTGCCGCCGGCCTTGGCGGCGCGCGCCGGGCGGCGGATGTCGGTGATGTTCGGTGTCAGCTTGGTGATCACCGGCATGCGCGTGTTCTGCTTGCACCAGCGCACCACCATCTCGATATATTCCGGCACCTGGCCCACTGCCGAGCCCATGCCGCGCTCCGACATGCCGTGCGGGCAACCGAAATTGAGCTCGATGCCGTCGGCCTCGGTCTCCTCGACCAGCTTCAGGATCGACTTCCAGTTCTCTTCCTCGCACGGCACCATCAGCGACACGATCATCGCCCGGTCCGGCCACTCCTTCTTGACCTTCTTGATCTCGCGCAGATTGGTCTGCAGCGGCCGGTCGGTGATGAGTTCGATGTTGTTGAGGCCCAGCAGGCGCCGGTCGCCACTCCAGATCGCACCGTAACGCGGACCGTTGACGTTGACGATGTGCGGGTCCTCGCCAAGCGTCTTCCACACCACCCCGCCCCAGCCGGCGCGGAAGGCGCGCACGACGTTGTACTCCTTGTCGGTCGGCGGCGCCGAGGCGAGCCAGAACGGATTGGGCGACTTGATGCCGACGAAATTGTTGCGGATGTCTGCCATGGGTACGTCTCCCTTGGGCTCAGCGCTTAAGCCGCGCGAACAGGCTGTCGATATGGCGATGGAAGTGGGAACCGACCACGTCCCTACCCCATCAGCGTCCGGTTGATGCTTTCGGCCGCGTCACGCCCTTGCGCCACCGCCGAGACGGTCAGGTCGTCGCCGCCATAAATGCAGTCGCCGCCGGCCCAGACCTTGGCCAGCGACGTCCGCCCTTCCTCGTCGACCTTGATGCGGCCTTTCTCGAGCGCGATCGCATTGCCGCTGCCATTCAGCGGTCCGACGTCGAAGCTCTGGCCGATCGCCTTGAACACCTGGTCGGCAGCGATCGTCATCGTCTCGCCGGTGCCGACCAGCGAGCCGCCCTGCATGCGCGTATATTCGAGTTCGACGCCGACCGTGGTGCCGTTGACCGAGACGACGCGCTTCGGCTGCAGCCAGTGGCGGATGGTCACGCCGTTGGAGGACGCCAGATCCTGCTCGAACTCGGACGCGTTCATGTTGTCCTTGCCGCGCCGGTAGCAGATGGTCACCTCCTCCGCACCCAGCAGCTTGGACTGGATGGCGGCGTCGATCGCCGTCATGCCGCCGCCGATCACCACCACGCGCCGGCCGACGGGCAGACGTCCGAGGTCGTCCGCCTGCCTGACCCCGGCAATGAAGTCGACGGCGTTGGCCACCCCGGGCCCGTCCTCGCCTTCGGCGTGGAGCGCGTTGACCCCGGCCAGTCCCATGGCGAGGAACACCGCATCATATTCGCCGGTCAGATCGGCGAGCGCGAAATCGCGGCCAAGCGCCTTGCCGTTCTCGACCGTGATGCCGCCGATCGCCAG contains:
- a CDS encoding DoxX family protein translates to MPAEFLPALEVAGRLLLGGVFVFAGWRNIGAFATLVPLIGARGMPMPKLMLSVAIALQVIAGVLVIAGVWLAPAAIALIGFLIVATLLFHNFWDHQGLDRVNRINGLTSNVALIGSFLLVMVVAN
- a CDS encoding EthD family reductase, yielding MAKLVALYRMPKDTEAFDRYYYGTHVPIARLVPGLKKYDVSNGPVASPTGASDYHLVATLYFDSIADIHAGLASAEGQAAAADLANFADGGVELLMFDTHEV
- a CDS encoding aspartate aminotransferase family protein — protein: MSNRLNVAPNDLSAFWMPFTANRQFKQAPRMLVGAKDMHYTTSDGRQVLDGTAGLWCVNAGHCRPKITEAIQRQAAELDYAPAFQMGHPIVFELANRLVDIAPEGMDHVFFTNSGSESVDTALKIALAYHRAKGEGSRFRLVGRERGYHGVNFGGISVGGIVANRKMFGSLLTGVDHLPHTHLPAKNKFVRGEPEHGADLADELERIVALHDASTVAAVIVEPVAGSTGVLIPPKGYLKRLREICDKHGILLIFDEVITGFGRLGAPFAADYFDVVPDIITTAKGVTNGVIPMGAVFVKKEIHDAFMNGPEHVIEFFHGYTYSGNPIASAAALATLDTYKEEGLLTRAAEIGAHWEEALHSLKDAPHVIDVRNIGLVGAIELEPIAGQPTKRAFSAFVKAFERGALIRTTGDIIALSPPLIITKGQIDELVDHVREVLSMVD
- a CDS encoding MBL fold metallo-hydrolase, whose translation is MVAFYEEPTGSVQYVAIDENTKQCALIDIVLGFDPASATTDTKAAEEVLRFVERDGLEVAWILDTHPHADHLMASHWLKERTGAQTAIGEKVGDVAELWRELYNTPTAFDPERDFDRLLKGGETFQVGSLPVSVLFSPGHTLASITYLVGDDAAFVHDTFMHVDFGTARTDFPGGSARTLYGTLQKLLDLPDETRLFVGHDYGTEERDEPAWEATVATHREHNKHVGGGVSEEEFVRLREERDASLGLPDRMLFALQVNLRGGRLPPAEADGNHYFRIPANRF
- a CDS encoding carboxymuconolactone decarboxylase family protein yields the protein MQPRLDFFAAEPKIMKAVLALNHAAETSGLERSLVHLVKLRASQINGCSYCVDMHSREARKDGETEQRVYLVAAWRESPLFSERERAAFAWTEKLTRLADGPVPDELFDEASSQFSAEEMVKLTVLIGMINIWNRLCVGFHAIHPVAEESRAA
- the preA gene encoding NAD-dependent dihydropyrimidine dehydrogenase subunit PreA is translated as MADIRNNFVGIKSPNPFWLASAPPTDKEYNVVRAFRAGWGGVVWKTLGEDPHIVNVNGPRYGAIWSGDRRLLGLNNIELITDRPLQTNLREIKKVKKEWPDRAMIVSLMVPCEEENWKSILKLVEETEADGIELNFGCPHGMSERGMGSAVGQVPEYIEMVVRWCKQNTRMPVITKLTPNITDIRRPARAAKAGGTDAVSLINTINSITSVNLDTFSPEPSIDGKGSHGGYCGPAVKPIALNMVAEIARDAETAGLPISGIGGITTWRDAAEFLALGAGNVQVCTAAMTYGFKVVEEMIEGLKNWMDAKGHATLDDVVGRAAPNVTDWQYLNLNYVSKARIDQDKCIQCGRCHIACEDTSHQAITAIVDGKRRFEVIEEECVGCNLCVNVCPVEGCIDMVALEAGAIDKRTGAKVEPTYANWTTHPNNPMAKVAAE
- a CDS encoding RrF2 family transcriptional regulator codes for the protein MKISEGVEAAIHCAAVLAGIEKGTTLPASALAELHGLSPTYLVKHLKQLVAAKLLESVPGPHGGYRLAKKPSAISLLDIVLAVEGPKPAFRCAEIRQRGPGALEPEAYVKPCGINAAMLRAERAWRAALAAEKLSDVIAGYEESADPRAVAFNCAFLARHQRPQG
- a CDS encoding contact-dependent growth inhibition system immunity protein, which produces MSKREQMSGQKTINQLLGWQDGEPPFETPLAEKCETALATPIDELSIGQLRLLISQNLGTELLIDRVADILEENPMTAATFLQATC
- a CDS encoding TetR family transcriptional regulator C-terminal domain-containing protein, translating into MDSPSPKKRARTRIQTEKRELILEAALEVFAQHGFRGATIDQIADAAGMSKPNLLYYFRSKDDIHRTLIQRLLETWLAPLKELDDIGDPLTELRDYIRRKLEMARDYPRESRLFANEILQGAPRIMPMLEGELKALVDDKAKVIQGWMRAGKIARTDPWHLIFSIWATTQHYADFDVQVRAVLGPDRGGDGRFEDAARFLEQLFMEGLRPKA
- a CDS encoding Zn-dependent hydrolase — protein: MAAPGENLRINPDRLWDSIHEMAEIGPGVAGGNNRQTLTDEDGEGRALFKRWCEAAGLEMGLDKMGTMFARREGTDPDALPVYVGSHLDTQPTGGRYDGVLGVLGGLEVIRTLNDLGIKTKHPIVVTNWTNEEGTRFAPAMLASGVFAGQHELDWAYARQDAKGKTFGDELKRIGWLGEEEVGARKMHAFFELHIEQGPILEAEGKDIGVVTHGQGLWWLQVTLTGKDSHTGSTPMPMRKNAGLGMARITELVHEIAMSHQPAAVGAIGHCDVYPNSRNVIPGKVVFTIDFRSPDQRTLDAMKARLEAEAPKIAEELGLGIEIEAVGHFDPVTFDENCVKAVREAAERLGYSHRDIVSGAGHDACWINRVAPTAMVMCPCVDGLSHNEAEEISKEWAAAGADVLFHAVVETAGIVE
- a CDS encoding DMT family transporter, with translation MDQIARPGARTRHDTYATGGQKLLGHLAMLSFAALVAGSFSMGGLAAPHVGPAAINAARFLLGTSIMGVVAFIFLRGRIPPPRAPWRFLILGALMALFFITMFVALQFTDPVSTGAVFTLMPLMSAGFGYLFLGQVPRPVVIVSLVVAAAGAVWVIFRGDPDAILAFDIGRGETIFLFGCAGHAAYAPLVRKLNRGEPVLAFTFWTLFATGLLIAAYGVREILGTAWLDLPAVVWIAVVYLAIFTTAGTFFLLQFATLRLPASKVLAYGYLTPSFVILYEGLLGHGWVSASVAAGAAVTVLALAVVAFSRDG
- a CDS encoding c-type cytochrome; translated protein: MTPTRKAALALAGLIALAGAAIAHQGASGVVKERMEAMKDMAGRMKVIAGMIGGERGFDAQAVASAAEQVAFKARRLDKQFPEGSDHPPSEARPEIWSDWDRFSELASELESKASRLGVAAGTATAAADIDVPFRAVAATCKGCHQRFRLDD
- a CDS encoding DUF411 domain-containing protein, whose product is MPRKHRFLGLAFTAFTLMTTAALAGGSIHVLKSASCGCCVAWMKHMSESGFAVTAENVPMADLMSAKTDAGLPADQASCHTARIDGYVIEGHVPATDVKRLLAERPDAIGLAVPGMPYGSPGMGEPGPDADPYDVNLVRRGGTIETFASYR
- a CDS encoding rhodanese-like domain-containing protein, giving the protein MSKEPENWSPKQVHEALGNGEIVLIDVRTPQEYLLEHIEGALLFPMADFRPEHLPLQQGKRIVLHCGSGARSRKVGQKCLAAGMEKMAHMEGGFGAWKEEQLPYIGTDMASGAPKKMPA